Proteins co-encoded in one Flavobacterium fluviale genomic window:
- the rpsN gene encoding 30S ribosomal protein S14, producing MAKESMKAREVKREKTVAKYAEKRKALLEAGDYEGLQKLPKNASPVRLHNRCKLTGRPRGYIRQFGISRVTFREMANNGLIPGVKKASW from the coding sequence ATGGCTAAAGAATCAATGAAAGCCCGCGAGGTTAAAAGAGAGAAAACGGTAGCTAAGTACGCTGAAAAAAGAAAAGCTTTATTAGAAGCTGGAGATTATGAAGGTCTACAAAAATTACCTAAAAATGCTTCACCAGTTCGTTTGCACAATCGTTGTAAATTAACAGGTAGACCAAGAGGTTATATCCGTCAATTCGGTATTTCACGTGTAACTTTCCGTGAAATGGCTAACAATGGATTAATTCCAGGTGTAAAAAAAGCCAGCTGGTAA